The Caretta caretta isolate rCarCar2 chromosome 5, rCarCar1.hap1, whole genome shotgun sequence genome contains a region encoding:
- the HEXB gene encoding beta-hexosaminidase subunit beta isoform X2 gives MAFNKFNVLHWHIVDDHSFPYQSITFPELSGKGSYTYDHIYTPTDVRLVIDYARLRGIRVIPEFDSPGHTQSWGKGQKDLLTPCFNGEHQSGSYGPVNPILNTTYHFMTDLFKEISSVFPDAYIHLGGDEVDFTCWKSNPDVTEFMMQQGFGINYAKLESYYIQKILDIVSSAHKGYIVWQEVFDKGVKLKPDTIVEVWIGSWYTVELSRVTGAGFTTILAAPWYLDYISYGQDWKKYYSVEPLNFIGSEKQKKLMIGGEACLWGEFVDATNLTPRLWPRASAVGERLWSSENVTNIKDAYNRLVKHRCRMLRRGIAAEPLFVGYCDHEARGL, from the exons GGCTCTTATACCTATGATCACATCTATACTCCGACTGATGTCCGTCTGGTGATTGACTATGCTCGGTTAAGAGGCATTAGGGTTATCCCAGAGTTTGATAGCCCAGGACATACACAATCTTGGGGGAAAG GTCAAAAAGACCTTCTCACACCATGTTTCAATGGAGAGCACCAGAGTGGTTCTTATGGACCTGTAAACCCCATTTTGAATACAACTTATCATTTCATGACTGACCTCTTCAAAGAAATTAGCAGTGTATTTCCTGATGCCTACATCCACTTGGGAGGAGATGAAGTGGACTTCACTTGTTG GAAATCTAACCCTGACGTGACAGAGTTTATGATGCAGCAAGGATTTGGCATTAACTATGCTAAACTGGAATCTTACTATATTCAGAA aaTCTTGGATATCGTTTCCTCTGCTCACAAAGGATACATAGTCTGGCAGGAGGTATTTGATAAAGGAGTAAAG CTAAAACCTGACACAATAGTTGAAGTGTGGATAGGGAGTTGGTATACTGTAGAACTAAGCCGTGTAACAGGAGCTGGGTTCACCACTATCCTGGCAGCCCCCTGGTACCTAGACTATATTAGTTATGGACAGGACTGGAAGAAATACTACAGCGTTGAACCACTCAACTTCATTG GATCTGAAAAGCAGAAAAAGCTGATGATAGGTGGAGAAGCCTGCCTTTGGGGAGAATTTGTGGATGCAACTAATCTCACACCAAGATTATG GCCTCGAGCAAGTGCTGTTGGGGAGAGGCTCTGGAGCAGTGAAAATGTGACTAACATAAAGGATGCTTATAACAGACTAGTGAAACATCGTTGTCGCATGCTCAG acGTGGAATAGCAGCTGAACCCCTCTTTGTTGGGTATTGTGATCATGAAGCTAGAGGTCTGTAA